The segment TTCAACAACCCCGTGGAGTTGGCCCTGCACGTGGTGGGGGGGAAGTGGAAGATGCCCATCCTGTGGCGGCTGCAGGACCGCACCTGGCGCTTCAATGAACTGCGCCGGAGTCTGAAGCGGGTCACCGACCGCATGCTGGCGCGTCAGCTCCGGGAGCTCGAGCGGGACGGTCTGGTCACGCGGACGGTGCATCCGGTGATCCCTCCGCACGTGGACTACGCCATCACCGACCTGGGCCGCTCGGCGCTGCCGGCCATCCGGGCGCTGCGCGCCTGGGGGGACGCCTACCGGACGGCGCGCACGGATCCAGCGACCGGTCCCGGTGTGCAAGCGGAGAGGGACAGCGGAGGCTGACGTGGGACCATCGATCTCAGCGAAGCTCGAACCATCGGTCGTCGGATGAGACGGAGGGCCGCCGTGCGCCTGCTCGCGGCACCGCTGGTGCTGCCGGGTCTGCGGATGCGCAGGTCGCGCGCCGGCGTGATCGACGTCCGGGACTTCGGCGCGCGCGGCGACGGGGCGGTCGACGACACCGCTGCCGTGATCCGCGCGCTGGGCGCGGCGGCGGAAGGAGACACTCTCTGGTTCCCGGGTCCGGCGGCCTACCTGATCGACGCCGTCGACCTGGGTCGGCATGGCCACGCGGGCCTGACCCTCGCCGGAGATGCGGATGCGCTGCTCCGCAAAGCCCCGACGGGTCGCTTCGGTGGCACCAACACCGAGCACCTGTTCTTCGATGCGCGCTCCGACGGGGCGTCCGACGGGCTGACCGTCCGCGCCCTGGCCTTCGAGCTCTCGGCCGCGGCCGCGCGGCCGGGCGACACGGTCTCCGCGTTCTTCCTGGCCCGGGCCGACGGGCTGCGCTTCGACGCCTGTCGCTTCGTCGACGGGATCGAGGAGGGTCTCAAGCTCTACGCCTGCCGCGACGTGGAGATCGTCGACTGTCACTTCGAGCGCCTGCGCAACGACGGCGTCCAGGTGCACGCGCCCCCGGCCGGGCAGGATGGCTACACCGGTCCTCGCGGCGAACGCGGGTGGCGCAACGTGGTGATCGAACGCTCCACCTTCCGCGCCATCGACGACGGGCTGGGTGGGGTGGAGGGACAGGGCGTGACGTTCAACTCGCGCTCCCCCATGGTGACGTGCACGGGCGCGACGGTCCGGGACTGCCTCTTCGAGCGCTGTGTCCGGGGCATCTGGGCCGAAGTGAACGAGCCGGGTGCACGGGTCCTCGACTTGAGGATCGAGCGCAATCGGGTGCTCGAGTCCGTCACGATCGGGCTGGGTGTGGTCGGCGTCGAAGACGCCGTTCTGGCCCGGAACGAGGTGATCGATCCCGTGGGGGCCGACGCGCGTTCCGATGCGCTGGCCGGGATCGTCGTGAGCGGCTCCTCGGCGCCGCGTCCGCGCTCGCGCCGCGTCGACGTGATCGGCAACCGCATCCTCGACCGTCGGGCGGGGCGTGCCCGCATGCCGGTGGGGATCGTGGTCCGGCAGGCGGACGACGTCCGCCTGCGGGGGAACCAGGTGCAGGGGGCGCGTGAGGAATCGGTGCGGATCGACCGCACCGCCCGGGGAGTGTCGCAGACGCCCTGAGGAATGGGGAGGCGTCTCCGCGTGGCCGAGCCGATGGAGAGACCGCGGGATGGGGCAAGGGTGGCCGGAGTGTGACGAGGACGTGCGCCGCTGGGTCCGGCAGATCGTACGGCACCTCTCCGCCGTGCTCGGGGAGCAGCATGTCGGCACCTACCTGCATGGCTCGCTGGCGAGTGGTTCGTTCCATCCACCCAAGAGCGACGTGGACATGCTGTTCGTGTCGGACGGCCCGTTGGCCGCCGACCGGCGGGAGGCCTTCGCCCGGACCTGCGTGGCGTTGACCCGGGAACGGCCGCTGGTGGGAAGCCTGGAGTGCTCCGTGGTGACCGCCGCGGCCGCCGCCCGACCCGTGCTGGACCTCCCGTACGAAGCGCACTTCGGGGACGAGCTCGTCGACGCGATCCTCGGCGGTCACCTCGACTACGGTGCGCGGCGGACCGATGCCGATCTCGTCGCCCACATCCGCGCGTTGCACGAGTTCGGCGTGTGCCTGTCGGGACCGCCGATCGCAGCCGTCTTCGGGGCGGTCGGACGTGCCGACTTCATGGCGTCCGTCGGCGCCGACCTGCGATGGATCCTCGAGGACGAGCACCTGCTGGAAAGCCCCTTCTACGGCGTGCTCAACGCGTGTCGGGCGCTCTGGCTCTGGAACCGCGCCTCGGAACGCTGGGTCCCCACCAAGGACGAGGCCGGTGTGTGGGCTCTCGGGGTGCTGCCCGCCCCCCTGCGCCCCACCGTCCTGGACGCCCTCGACGCGTATCGTGACGCCGCGCCGGTCCCCGTGGGCGATCGGCGCACCGGCGGACGGAGGTGGGACCGCGCGGCGCTCCTGGCGTTTCGCGACCACATCCGGTCCCTCTGGCCGGAGTGGCGCGGCTCCTGACGCCTATGCGTGTCGGCGCCGGGTCAGCCGCGCCGGTGCCACGCCGCCAGGATCTCCGCCTCCCGGGCGATGAGCGAGCGTTCGCCGGCGACCATGCGCTCCTGGCGCTCCTCCGGCACCGCACCCGACTCCCACCAGTCGTGGATATCCCGGACACTTTCGGCCAGCGGTCGGTACGTGAGGCCGTGGGCGAGTGCGCGGCGGTTGTCGACGCGGGCCGAGCCGGCGTTGTTGCCGACCGGCATGATCCACGGGATGGCGTACGGCACGCCGTGCTCCGTGAGGAACGCGTAGTCGTCGACCGCCACGAACGTGGCCGGTGACGAGAAGGCCGCGTGCGCGCCATGCACGAACGCGTGCATCCCCGTCGGCGACGCCGGACCTACAGCGTTGAAGGTGCCCGCGGACCGGTTCTCGATGAGCCGGACCATCCATTCGGACACGTCGCGCACGTCGATGTACTGGACCGGATCGTCGGGTCGGCCCGGGACCAACACCTCTCCACCGCGGGCCAACCGCACCGGCCAGTAGGTGAAGCGATCGGTGCGGTCCCCGGGCCCCATGATGTAGGTCGGCCGCACGACGATCGTGCGCTCGTCCCCGAACACCCGGCGGGCTTCGAGCTCCGAGTTCGCCTTCATGACGCCGTAGCGGTACTCCCCGCCCGCCTCTTCGTCGATGCCGCCCGGGACCTCGAGCACCAGCGCGGTGTCCTCGGCGATATCGCGGCCGAGGTACGGGTAGTAGACCCCGGTCGACGACGTGTACAGGTAGAGGTCCACGGAGTCGCGCAGCAGCTCCGCGGAGGCGCGCGTCCAGGCGGCGCGCTGTCCCGAGTTGTCGATCACCGCGTCCCACTGTCGCCCGCGCAGGGACGAGAGATCGCTCTCGCGATCCCCGGTCAGCTGCTCGACGTCCCGGAAGAGGCCGCGGTGCACGGAAGGATCCGTGCGCCCGCGGGTGAACGTGGTGACCGAATGCCCCCGCCCCAGGGCATAGGCGATCGTGTGCGGGCCCAGGAAGCCCGTGCCGCCCAGGATGAGGATGCGAAGCGGGTGCGGGCTCGCACCGGCCCGTTCGTCTGTCATGGAGGATCGAGCGCCGAGGGGATCGCCGAGGAGGCCGAGCCCCGCGAGGGCGCTCGCGGAAAGGAAGGTCCGCCTGGTGGTCACGTTGACCTCGGGGCGCGGGAGAGGAGAGGACGACGGCATCGGAGTTGGATGCCGCCGCATCCTGCGCCCGTTGCCGGCGTCCCCGCAACCGGCCCCCGCGGAGCGCGCGACGGTGCCGTGCGCTCCGCGGGGGTGCCCCGGACGCCTCAGTTGCCGAAGAGCCCGGCCGGGTCGACCTGCAGCATCGCCGACAGGAACGAGAAGTTCCATTCGGAGCCCACGCCGTATCCCGCCTCGACCGCCGGCCGGACGCGCCCCAGCCCGTCATAGCGCACGCCGGCCTTCAGACCCAGATACGGGTTGTTCCGGGCGTCGGCGCCGTCGCGTGTGAACCGGCGCAGCCCGGGTCCGCCGCCCGCATAGGGCACCAGGTCTCCTTCGACCGGAAGCGGGAAGAGCAGCGACGCGCTCCCGTCGAGCACGCGGGTGCCCTGCATCCCGCCGATGGAGACGCTCACGGCGGGGTTGAGGACCGTGCCCTCCGGAAGGAGGGGGAGAGGAAGTGGCGGACCGGCAGGGTCCGCGCGCACGTCGCGCGTCACGGCGCTCTCACTGAGCAGGCCGAACAGGAGGGACGCGCCGAGGAAGTCGTACCCTTCGGATCGTCCCGTCATGCATCCGCTCAGCATCAGGGATGCGAGGACCAGGGGCAGCGACTTGCGGATCATGGGATACCTCGGGTGGGAAGGGACGGTTGGGTTCACGTCCCGACGCCGGAAACCGACGGGGAAACGGTCAGGCCCCGCTGCCCCGACGCCATCAGCGCCCCAGGAGGGTCGAGGGGTCGACCTGCAGCATCGCCGACAGGAAGGGGAAGCTCCACTCGGAGCCGAGCCCGTAGCCCGCCTCGACCGCCGGTCGGAAGCGGCCCAGCCCGTCATAGCGCACGCCGGCCTTCAGACCCAGGTATGGGTTGTTCTGGGCGTCGGCGCCGTCGCGCGTGAACCGGCGCAGCCCGGGTCCGCCGCCCGCATAGGGCACCAGGTCCCCTTCGACCGGGAGCGGGAACAGCAGGGATGCACTCCCGTCCAGGACCCGGATGCCCTGCATCCCGCCCACGGAAAGGCTCAGCGCGGGATTGAAGAGGGTTCCGACCAGAAGGTCCGGAACGGGCGCCCGCGGCCCGCTCCGGTCGGTGCGGATCGCGTTGGCGCTGCTGGCCCCGAGCTCGAGCTGCGGGGAGGCGGCCACGAGCGTGAGCCCTTCGGATCGGCCGACTGCGCAGCCGGCCAGGGCCAGCGTGGCCCACAGGGGGATGGTCTTCCGGATCAAGGTGCACCTCGCGCTCCTGGAGGGGACGGACACTCTTCCCCCTACGCAGGAAACGCCGGCCGATGCGATCACCGTCCGTGCGACCTGCCCCGGGCGCGGGCCGGCCCGGATGTGCGAGCGGCCTAGGCGGCGGTACCCGTCCCGGTCCGGGAGCGCGCGCGGGAGCCCGCCTTCTTGCGCCCGAAGCGCAGCGGGAACAGCAGGAAGTACCCGCTGATGCCGAGCACCAGACAGAACAGGCCGGATCCGAAGAGGACGGCGCGCTGCACCTGGCGGTGCGAGAACTCCTCGATGGGCCAGAAGACGTGGGCGCGCATCAGGAACTGGCTGATCCTCGACATCCGGGTGGCGGCGTCCAGGCGCCCGTCCGTAGGCGAGACGGCGTACACGGTCGACGGGCGCGAAGGCTCGTGGAAGACGTGGGCCGGGAAGCCCACGTCGCCCCAATAGGCGAGCGTGCGGCTTTGCAGGCGTTCATAGACGAGCTCCCGGCCCTCCAACCCGTAGCGGGCGCGGACCAGCGCTTCCGCCTCCTCGCGCGTCAGCTCCAACCGGTCTCCCGTGTCGGCGCGTAGGATGCGCCGGCCATTGGACGTGCGCACGTCGTAGACGGGGTATCCGCCCATCACCGTGAGCAGGATGGAGCGCACGTCGGTGCCCTCCGCCATGTCCCGGGTCGCGAGCTGGGCCGCGTCCAGGGGCGAGAAGGCCACACGCCCGACGTCGAGCACCTCCGCGACCGGCTGCTCGGGCACCAGCCCCCGGAGTGCAGGGACGTAGTTCTGCAGCGGGTACCACAGGCCGGTGATGCTGAGAGAGATCAGGAGGGCACCGCCGATCCCGGCGGCCCACCGGTGCCAGGAGATCCAGGTCTTTCGCTTCATGGCGCGAAGGTAGAGCAGAAGGAGAGCGAGGCCAATCCCGGCCCGCCGGTCCCCGTCGCGAGGAGCGTGCCAGCGGGGGGCGTGGGCTCCGCTGCGACCGCCGGGCGCGCGGATCGCCCGACTGGACCGGCCCCCGGGCCAGCGGCGGGCCCTGGCCCCCCACCGCTCACCGGCCGACCTTGGTAGCCCTCGCACGTCGCCGATCCCGGAGGTCTCCAGCCGTGTCCAGCCGCCCCATCCGCCTTCTCGCCGCATGCGCCCTGCTCTGCGCCGGTCCGTTGGCCGCCCAGCAGATCCCGCCGGAGCACTACGCAGCCCTGTCCTGGCGTTTCATCGGGCCCGATGGCAACCGGGCCATCGCGGTGGTGGGCGAGCCCGGGAACCCGGATGTGGTCTACGTCGGCGCGGCCTCGGGCGGCGCCTGGAAGACCGAGGACGCCGGCGTGAGCTGGCGGCCGATCTTCGACGACGTCGACGTCTCGTCCGTCTCGGCGCTGGCGTTGGCGCCGAGCGAGCCGAACGTGGTCTGGCTGGGGACCGGGGAGACCTTCGTGATCCGGCCCGCCCACGCGATGGGGGACGGCGTCTACCGTTCGAACGACGCCGGCGCCACCTGGCGGCACGTCGGGCTGGAACGGACGGGCCGCATCGGACGCATCCGGGTCCACCCGGACGACCCCGAGACGGCCTGGGTGTGCGCTCTCGGTCACGCCTACGGGCCGCAGCCCGAGCGCGGCGTCTACCGCACGACCGATGGTGGAGAGACCTGGCAACAGGTGCTGTTCGTGAGCGAGGACGCCGGCTGCATCGACCTCGACGTCGATCCCGTCGATCCCCGGACGCTGTACGCCTCCTTCTGGGACGTGCAGATCGACACGTGGGGCCTCGACTCGGGCGGGCCCGACAGCGGGGTCTGGCGCTCCAGGGACGGGGGGGAGACCTGGCAACGCCTCGACCACCAGGGAACGGGCTTGCCCGCGGACGCGGACCAGCACATCGGCAAGGTGGCGGTCGCGGTCGCGCCGTCGGACCCGCGGCGTGTGTACGTGCTGACCGAAGAGGCCAGCCCCGGCTTCTACCGCTCCAACGACGCGGGGGAGACGTGGGAGCTGGTGCTGCGCAACCACACGATCAACGAGCGGGCGCCCTACTACACGCGTTTCGGCGTGGATCCGCAGGACCCGGACCGCATCTACTTCACGTCCGTGCGCTTCAGCCTGTCGATCGACGGTGGGAAGTCCCTGGTGGAGAACGCGCCGCGGGGCGGGGGCGATACCCACGACGTCTGGATCGATCCCACCGATCCCGACCGCATCATGGTCGCGGACGATGGCGGGCTCACGATCAGCCTGAACCGCGGCCGGTCCTTCGAGCGGATCGTGCTGCCGATCGCGCAGATGTACCACGTGCACGTCGACGACCGGATCCCGTACAACGTCTACGGCAACCGACAGGACGGGTGGTCCTACCGCGGGCCGTCCAACAGCCGTCAGGGCGCGATCCCGCTGGGCCTGTGGGAGAACGTGGGAGGCTGCGAGTCCGGCTTCTCGATCCCGGTCCCGTCCGACCCGGATGTGGTCTGGTCCGGCTGCTACGATGGTGGACTCGAGCGCTACGACCGACGCACCGGTCAGGTGCGCAGCGTGCGGGTGTGGCCGGAGGCGGCATACGGGTGGGCACCCGCGGACCTGAAGTTCCGGTGGCACTGGACCTTTCCGATGTGGATCTCGCCCCATACCGAGCGCGAGACGGTCTACGTCGGGAGCCAGCATGTGCATCGTACCACCGACGGCGGTGAGAGTTGGGAGATCATCAGCCCCGACCTGACGCGCAACGACAAGAGCCATCAGCAGAGCTCGGGTGGCGTGGCCATCGACAACCTGATGACCTTCGACGGCGCCACGCTCTTCTCCATCGCGGAGTCGCCGCGCACGGAAGGCCTGCTGTGGGTGGGCTCCAACGACGGGCTGATCCACGTCTCGCGCGACGGCGGAGGCACGTGGACGGAGGTGGGACAGAACGTCCCGGGTCTGCCGCAGTGGGCCACGATCTCCAGCATCGAGCCGTCGCGCTACGCGGAAGGGACGGCCTACGTCGCCGTGGACAACCACCAGCAGGCCGACTTCACGCCCCACCTCTACAAGACCGAGGACTTCGGGCGGAGCTGGCGTTCGATCTCCTCGGGCATCCCGGCGTCTCCGCATTCCTTCGTGCACGTGGTGCGCGAGGACCCGAAACGGCAGGGGATGCTCTACGCCGGGACGGACAACGCCGTCTGGTTCTCCCTCGACGACGGCAGCACCTGGAACCGGCTGCGCAACGACATGCCGCCCGCACCGGTGTACTGGCTCACGGTTCAGGAGCGCTTCGACGATCTCGTCGTCGGAACCTACGGCCGCGGTTTCTACATCCTCGACGGCATCGAGCCGCTGCGATCGCTGGACCGCGTGGGCGACCGCTCGCTCGCGCTCTTCACGCTGCGCGACGCCTACCGCTTCAACCCGATCCAGGGCATCAAGTCGGAGAGCTCGTTCGTCACGGGCCGCAATCCTGCGGGCGGGGCCGACCTCAACTTCTGGGCGGGGGAGGGCATGCGCGGTCGGGCGACCCTGACGATCGTGGGTCCCGGCGGCGACACGATCCGCACGCTGCGCACCACCGTACGGCCGGGCGTGAACCGGGTCTGGTGGGACCTGCGGCACGAGCCCACGAAGACGCCCCAGCTGCGCACGCCGCCGCCGGGCATGGAGTGGGTGCCCCTGGGTCCGGACGGCTGGCGTCCCCTGCGCACGTGGGACCTGGACCTGGTGCGGGGTCAGCTCGGTCCCCGGGCGGTGCCCGGTACGTATACCGTGCACGTCCGGGCGGGGGAGCAGGAGAGCTCCGGCCCGCTGACGCTGCTCAAGGACCCGCACTCCACCGCCTCTCTGGCGGACCTGGAGGAGCAGGTGGCCATGTCGCTGGTCCTCAGGGACGAGATCGACCGCATCGTCACGATGATCAACGACCTGGAGTGGACGCGGAAGCAGCTCGACGACGTCCAGACCCGCTTCGCGTCCGACACCACGGCGCGCGCGCTGATCGATGAGGCCGAACGCGCGGAGCGCGCGGCCATCGAGGTCGAGTCGCGGCTCTTCGACATCTACCTGACCGGAGCGCGCGAGGATGCGTTCCGCAATCCGATGAAGCTCTACGGACGCTATAGCGCCCTCGCCCAGGACGTCGGGTACTCCAGCGCCGACTTCAGACCCACCGTGCCGCAGCGCGAGGTGCACGAGGTGCTGCAGGGGCGTCTGGAGGAGGCCGCCGAGCGGTACCGCGCCCTGGTGCAGGGCGGGCTGGAGGCGCTCAACGCGTTGCTGCGGCAGCGCGGTCTGCCGGCCGTCGTCTCGGAGGAGTGACGCTCGCGGGAGCTGCGGTCGTCGGGGGACGGCCGTAGCTCCCGGGCGCGTCCCGGTGCGCTCCGCGCCGGGGCCGGGGGGCTCGGCCCTCGCGCGTCGATGGCCGCCGGGGCGAGATTGTCCCGACACCTCCTGACCGGGACCGCATGCACGAGACTTCGATCCTGGCCACGGTGGTCGTCCTCTTCGGATCGGCCCTCCTGGTCCTGTTGCTGAGCCGCCGGCTCGGCCTCCCGCCCGTCGCGGGCTTCCTGCTCACGGGCACACTGGTGGGACCCGCGGGCCTGGGGCTCATCCCCGACGCCGAGCAGGTCGAGTCGTTCGCCGAGCTGGGCGTCGTCTTCCTGTTGTTCGTGGTGGCGCTCGAGCTCTCCCTCCCGCGCTTGCGGCAGGTGGGCCGCTACCTGGTGGTGGGCGGCACGCTCCAGTTCGTCCTCACGTCGGCGGCCGGATGGGGCATCGCCTGGGCGTTGGGGCTGCCCCCCGGACCGGCCGCAGTGGCCGCGATGGCCGTGGCCATGAGCAGCACCGCGATCGCCCTCAAGGTCCTGTCCGATCGGGGCGAGCTGCAGGCGTCCCATGGTCGGGCGGCCCTGGGCATCCTGCTGTTCCAGGACCTGGTGTTCGTGCCGCTGCTGCTGGTGGTGCCGGTCCTGGGTGGCGTCTCCGACGCCGATGCCGGCGGGAACGCCCTGCTGCGCATCGCGACGGGGTTGGGCATCGTCGGCGTGGCGTTCCTGGTGGGGCGGACCCTGGTGCCGCTGCTCCTGCGTCAGATCGTCGAATCCGGGATCCGTGAGCTCTTCCTGTTGCTGGCGCTGTTCGCCTGTCTCGGCGGGGCGTTGCTCACGGGCGCGCTGGGCTTCTCTCCTGCCCTCGGGGCGTTCCTCGCCGGCCTGCTGATCGCCGACTCCGAGTACCATCATCACGTCCTGAGCGAGACGGGCCCGTTCCGGGACGTCTTCACGAGCCTGTTCTTCATCTCGGTGGGGATGCTCCTCGATCCGCTGCTGGCCTGGGAGAACGCGCCCGCGGTCCTGGGGTTGGCGGTGCTGGCCATCGCTGGAAAGGGCGCGCTGGTGGCGGTCAGCGTCGCCCTGCTGGGCCTGAAGGGCAGGGCGCGCGTCCTGAGCGCCGCCACGCTCGCCCAGGTGGGAGAGTTCGCGTTCGTGTTGTTGGGGGCGGGTGCCGTCTCGGGGCTGGGGGCGGGGCCCTACGCGCTGCTGGTGCCGGCCGCGGTGCTCACCATGCTGCTCTCCCCGCTCGTCATCCACACCGTGGCGGCGCGCTGGGACCCGGGTTCCGGGGGCGGCGAGTCGAGCGGGGAGGCGGAAGCTCCGCGCGCCCGCGTCCTGCTCGGCGGCTACGGGCTCAACAACCAGAACCTCCTGCGCGTATTGCGCTCGGCCTCCGTGCCCACGGTGGTCGTGGATCTGGACGGCCGCACCGCCGCGCGGGCTGCGGGCGAGCACACCCACGTGGTGTTCGGCGACGTGACCCGCGCGGACGCCCTCCTGCACGCGGGCATCCGCACGGTGGACGTGGCGGTCTTCGCGCTGTCGGATCCCGTGGCGTCCGTGCTGGCGGTGCGGACGGCACGGCGGCTCAACCCCGGCGTCGTCGTGATCGCACGCGCGTCCCGGGTCACGGAGATCCAGGAGCTTACCCGCGCCGGGGCCGACGAAGTGGTCGCGGAGGAGTTCGAGACCTCCATCGAGATCGTCACCCGGCTGCTCCGCCGTCTGCACGTCCCGGGCAACGTCATCCGCGCCGAGGCCCGTCTCCTGCGCGCCGATGCCTACGAGATGCTCCGGCGCGTGGAGGGCGAGGTGGGGCTGACGGATCGTCTCGCACGCGCGCTCGCGGCCGGAACCACGGACACGGTGGCGCTTCCGCCCGAGAGCCCGGCGCTGGGCCAGAGTCTCGGCGCGCTGCAGTTGCGCAGCCGCGCCGGCGCCACGGTGGTCTCGGTGGTGCGGGACGGGAAGGCGCACGCCAACCCGTCCGTGGAGTGGGTCTTCGCAGCGGACGACATCCTGTTCCTGCTGGGAAGCCACGAGCAGATCCAGGCCGCGCTGGCGTTGCTCGATCCGGCATCGGTGGACGCGTAACCCCGCGCGGGCGTCCTCCACGCGCGGCGCCCGGTCCCCTCCGCCCTATGGCTGCGTGTCCGCACCGTCCCAGATGGACGTCAGCTCCGCGATCGTGGTGCGACCCCGATCGAGCACGTACCAGCGGCGCTGCTCGCGGCGCCGTTCGTCCGGCATGCGACGCTGGCCGTCGCCGAGGACCCAGGTCTGCAGCGGGCGCGGGCGCGGGCCCCACCAGCCCAGCTCGCGCCCGGCCCCGTCCAGCACGATGACGACCGGGATGGACCGGCTGCGTCCGTCCGTCAGGTAGCGGTCCATCAGCTCCGGCCAGGCGTCCCGTCCCAGCACCCGCAGCTCCATGCCCAGGCGGTCGGCCATCCGGGCCACGACCGGTAGCGTGTTCACCGCATCCCCGCACCAGTCCTCCGCGATCGCGAGCAGCCGCAGATCGGGTCGGGCCGGCGCCTCCGCCAGGCTCTCCGGCAGCCGCACGCGGGCGTGGATGTCGTGCCAGAGCTGACGGTTCTTGACCGTCGCGTCCAGGAACTCCTCGAAGGGGCGGGCGAGCTCGAACCACTCGTCCAGGCTCTTTGCGACCACGCGTTCCACGGTACCGCTCGGCTCCTGCTCCAGGGTGAAGGAAACCCGGTTCCCCAACCACGAAGCAGGCGGCCAGGTTCCCCCCCGGCCCGCAGGGGCGCGAGCGCGGACGCGGCGCTATGTTGGCGCCCGGCCGGTTCGATCCGGGCCCATCGCCCCTCCAATCCGCTCCCGTCCATGCGTCGACGTCACGCCTCGTTGCTTCCGCTCGTGTTGACCGCGCTCCCGGTGCCGACCTCGCTGGTCGCCCAGGAGCCCGTGCTCTGGGGGAGTGGACCGGACCCCGTGTTCTCCACGTTCTCGATCGCCGCGGTCGATCCCCGCACCGGAGAGAGCGGGGTGGCGGTCACGACGCGCGTGCCGTGCGTGGGCAACGGCGTGCCCTGGGTGCGGGCGGGGGTCGGGGCCGTGGCCACGCAGGCCAACACGAGGACCGAATACGGGAACGAGCTGCTGGATCTGCTGGCGCAGGGACTCAGCCCGGAAGAGGCGCTGACGCGGGCGGTGGCGGGCGACGAAGGGCGCGACCGCCGCCAGGTCGGTGTGGTGGATCTCCAGGGGCGCACCGCCCAGCACACCGGCTCGGGCGCCAACGACTGGAAGGGACACCGCTCCGGCCCCAACTACGCCACGCAGGGCAACCTGCTCGTCGGCCCCGA is part of the Gemmatimonadota bacterium genome and harbors:
- a CDS encoding helix-turn-helix domain-containing protein; the protein is MPGFEHDGSSFNNPVELALHVVGGKWKMPILWRLQDRTWRFNELRRSLKRVTDRMLARQLRELERDGLVTRTVHPVIPPHVDYAITDLGRSALPAIRALRAWGDAYRTARTDPATGPGVQAERDSGG
- a CDS encoding glycosyl hydrolase family 28-related protein, which gives rise to MRLLAAPLVLPGLRMRRSRAGVIDVRDFGARGDGAVDDTAAVIRALGAAAEGDTLWFPGPAAYLIDAVDLGRHGHAGLTLAGDADALLRKAPTGRFGGTNTEHLFFDARSDGASDGLTVRALAFELSAAAARPGDTVSAFFLARADGLRFDACRFVDGIEEGLKLYACRDVEIVDCHFERLRNDGVQVHAPPAGQDGYTGPRGERGWRNVVIERSTFRAIDDGLGGVEGQGVTFNSRSPMVTCTGATVRDCLFERCVRGIWAEVNEPGARVLDLRIERNRVLESVTIGLGVVGVEDAVLARNEVIDPVGADARSDALAGIVVSGSSAPRPRSRRVDVIGNRILDRRAGRARMPVGIVVRQADDVRLRGNQVQGAREESVRIDRTARGVSQTP
- a CDS encoding DUF4111 domain-containing protein; this translates as MGQGWPECDEDVRRWVRQIVRHLSAVLGEQHVGTYLHGSLASGSFHPPKSDVDMLFVSDGPLAADRREAFARTCVALTRERPLVGSLECSVVTAAAAARPVLDLPYEAHFGDELVDAILGGHLDYGARRTDADLVAHIRALHEFGVCLSGPPIAAVFGAVGRADFMASVGADLRWILEDEHLLESPFYGVLNACRALWLWNRASERWVPTKDEAGVWALGVLPAPLRPTVLDALDAYRDAAPVPVGDRRTGGRRWDRAALLAFRDHIRSLWPEWRGS
- a CDS encoding glycosyl hydrolase — protein: MSSRPIRLLAACALLCAGPLAAQQIPPEHYAALSWRFIGPDGNRAIAVVGEPGNPDVVYVGAASGGAWKTEDAGVSWRPIFDDVDVSSVSALALAPSEPNVVWLGTGETFVIRPAHAMGDGVYRSNDAGATWRHVGLERTGRIGRIRVHPDDPETAWVCALGHAYGPQPERGVYRTTDGGETWQQVLFVSEDAGCIDLDVDPVDPRTLYASFWDVQIDTWGLDSGGPDSGVWRSRDGGETWQRLDHQGTGLPADADQHIGKVAVAVAPSDPRRVYVLTEEASPGFYRSNDAGETWELVLRNHTINERAPYYTRFGVDPQDPDRIYFTSVRFSLSIDGGKSLVENAPRGGGDTHDVWIDPTDPDRIMVADDGGLTISLNRGRSFERIVLPIAQMYHVHVDDRIPYNVYGNRQDGWSYRGPSNSRQGAIPLGLWENVGGCESGFSIPVPSDPDVVWSGCYDGGLERYDRRTGQVRSVRVWPEAAYGWAPADLKFRWHWTFPMWISPHTERETVYVGSQHVHRTTDGGESWEIISPDLTRNDKSHQQSSGGVAIDNLMTFDGATLFSIAESPRTEGLLWVGSNDGLIHVSRDGGGTWTEVGQNVPGLPQWATISSIEPSRYAEGTAYVAVDNHQQADFTPHLYKTEDFGRSWRSISSGIPASPHSFVHVVREDPKRQGMLYAGTDNAVWFSLDDGSTWNRLRNDMPPAPVYWLTVQERFDDLVVGTYGRGFYILDGIEPLRSLDRVGDRSLALFTLRDAYRFNPIQGIKSESSFVTGRNPAGGADLNFWAGEGMRGRATLTIVGPGGDTIRTLRTTVRPGVNRVWWDLRHEPTKTPQLRTPPPGMEWVPLGPDGWRPLRTWDLDLVRGQLGPRAVPGTYTVHVRAGEQESSGPLTLLKDPHSTASLADLEEQVAMSLVLRDEIDRIVTMINDLEWTRKQLDDVQTRFASDTTARALIDEAERAERAAIEVESRLFDIYLTGAREDAFRNPMKLYGRYSALAQDVGYSSADFRPTVPQREVHEVLQGRLEEAAERYRALVQGGLEALNALLRQRGLPAVVSEE
- a CDS encoding cation:proton antiporter, with the translated sequence MHETSILATVVVLFGSALLVLLLSRRLGLPPVAGFLLTGTLVGPAGLGLIPDAEQVESFAELGVVFLLFVVALELSLPRLRQVGRYLVVGGTLQFVLTSAAGWGIAWALGLPPGPAAVAAMAVAMSSTAIALKVLSDRGELQASHGRAALGILLFQDLVFVPLLLVVPVLGGVSDADAGGNALLRIATGLGIVGVAFLVGRTLVPLLLRQIVESGIRELFLLLALFACLGGALLTGALGFSPALGAFLAGLLIADSEYHHHVLSETGPFRDVFTSLFFISVGMLLDPLLAWENAPAVLGLAVLAIAGKGALVAVSVALLGLKGRARVLSAATLAQVGEFAFVLLGAGAVSGLGAGPYALLVPAAVLTMLLSPLVIHTVAARWDPGSGGGESSGEAEAPRARVLLGGYGLNNQNLLRVLRSASVPTVVVDLDGRTAARAAGEHTHVVFGDVTRADALLHAGIRTVDVAVFALSDPVASVLAVRTARRLNPGVVVIARASRVTEIQELTRAGADEVVAEEFETSIEIVTRLLRRLHVPGNVIRAEARLLRADAYEMLRRVEGEVGLTDRLARALAAGTTDTVALPPESPALGQSLGALQLRSRAGATVVSVVRDGKAHANPSVEWVFAADDILFLLGSHEQIQAALALLDPASVDA
- a CDS encoding thioredoxin family protein gives rise to the protein MERVVAKSLDEWFELARPFEEFLDATVKNRQLWHDIHARVRLPESLAEAPARPDLRLLAIAEDWCGDAVNTLPVVARMADRLGMELRVLGRDAWPELMDRYLTDGRSRSIPVVIVLDGAGRELGWWGPRPRPLQTWVLGDGQRRMPDERRREQRRWYVLDRGRTTIAELTSIWDGADTQP